In Mastomys coucha isolate ucsf_1 unplaced genomic scaffold, UCSF_Mcou_1 pScaffold20, whole genome shotgun sequence, one DNA window encodes the following:
- the Klf15 gene encoding Krueppel-like factor 15 isoform X2 translates to MVDHLLPVDETFSSPKCPVGYLGDRLASRQPYHMLPSPISEDDSDVSSPCSCASPDSQAFCSCYSAGPGPEAQGSILDFLLSRATLGSGGGSGGVGDSGGPVTWGSWRRASVPVKEEHFCFPEFLSGDPDDVSRPFQPTLEEIEEFLEENMEAEVKEAPENGSRDLEACSQLSAGSHRSHLHPESAGRERCTPPPGGTSGGGAQGAGEGPAHDGPMPVLLQIQPVAVKQEAGTGPASPGQAPESVKVTQLLVNIQGQTFALLPQVVPSSNLNLPSKFVRIAPVPIAAKPIGSGSLGPGPAGLLVGQKFPKNPAAELLKMHKCTFPGCSKMYTKSSHLKAHLRRHTGEKPFACTWPGCGWRLPLDLAQQADGKAPGSMMVNGAEKAEGDIVLWPCNYL, encoded by the exons ATGGTGGACCACTTGCTTCCAGTGGACGAGACCTTCTCGTCACCGAAATGCCCAGTGGGTTACCTGGGGGATAGGCTGGCCAGCCGGCAGCCATACCATATGTTGCCCTCGCCCATCTCTGAGGATGACAGCGatgtctccagcccctgctcttgTGCCAGCCCTGACTCACAGGCCTTCTGTTCCTGCTACAGTGCGGGTCCGGGCCCTGAGGCCCAGGGCAGCATCTTGGATTTCCTCCTATCCCGGgccacactgggcagtggtggtggcagtggaggCGTTGGAGATAGCGGTGGCCCTGTGACCTGGGGGTCATGGAGGAGAGCCTCTGTGCCTGTGAAGGAGGAACATTTCTGCTTCCCTGAATTTCTGTCAGGGGACCCTGATGACGTCTCCAGGCCCTTCCAACCTACCCTGGAGGAAATTGAAGAATTCCTAGAAGAGAACATGGAGGCTGAGGTCAAGGAGGCCCCAGAGAATGGCAGCAGGGATTTGGAGGCTTGTAGCCAGCTCTCAGCTGGGTCACACCGGAGCCACCTCCATCCAGAGTCTGCTGGGAGAGAGCGCTGTACCCCACCACCAGGTGGCACCAGTGGTGGTGGTGCCCAAGGTGCAGGTGAGGGGCCAGCACATGATGGCCCCATGCCGGTGCTACTGCAGATCCAGCCTGTTGCTGTGAAGCAGGAGGCAGGTACAGGGCCAGCCTCCCCAGGCCAGGCCCCAGAGAGCGTCAAGGTCACCCAGCTTCTAGTCAACATCCAGGGGCAGACCTTTGCACTCCTGCCTCAAGTGGTACCATCCTCCAACTTGAACCTGCCCTCAAAGTTTGTGCGAATTGCGCCAGTGCCCATCGCCGCCAAACCCATTGGCTCAGGATCCCTAGGGCCTGGCCCCGCTGGCCTCCTTGTGGGCCAGAAGTTCCCCAAGAACCCAGCAGCAGAACTTCTCAAAATGCACAAATGCACTTTCCCAGGCTGCAGCAAGATGTACACCAAGAGCAGCCACCTCAAGGCCCACCTGCGCCGGCACACAGGCGAGAAGCCCTTTGCCTGCACCTGGCCGGGCTGCGGCTGGAG ATTGCCACTGGACCTTGCACAACAGGCTGATGGGAAAGCCCCTGGTAGCATGATGGTTAATG GTgctgagaaggcagaaggagaCATAGTCCTGTGGCCCTGCAATTATTTGTGA
- the Klf15 gene encoding Krueppel-like factor 15 isoform X4, with protein sequence MVDHLLPVDETFSSPKCPVGYLGDRLASRQPYHMLPSPISEDDSDVSSPCSCASPDSQAFCSCYSAGPGPEAQGSILDFLLSRATLGSGGGSGGVGDSGGPVTWGSWRRASVPVKEEHFCFPEFLSGDPDDVSRPFQPTLEEIEEFLEENMEAEVKEAPENGSRDLEACSQLSAGSHRSHLHPESAGRERCTPPPGGTSGGGAQGAGEGPAHDGPMPVLLQIQPVAVKQEAGTGPASPGQAPESVKVTQLLVNIQGQTFALLPQVVPSSNLNLPSKFVRIAPVPIAAKPIGSGSLGPGPAGLLVGQKFPKNPAAELLKMHKCTFPGCSKMYTKSSHLKAHLRRHTGEKPFACTWPGCGWRC encoded by the exons ATGGTGGACCACTTGCTTCCAGTGGACGAGACCTTCTCGTCACCGAAATGCCCAGTGGGTTACCTGGGGGATAGGCTGGCCAGCCGGCAGCCATACCATATGTTGCCCTCGCCCATCTCTGAGGATGACAGCGatgtctccagcccctgctcttgTGCCAGCCCTGACTCACAGGCCTTCTGTTCCTGCTACAGTGCGGGTCCGGGCCCTGAGGCCCAGGGCAGCATCTTGGATTTCCTCCTATCCCGGgccacactgggcagtggtggtggcagtggaggCGTTGGAGATAGCGGTGGCCCTGTGACCTGGGGGTCATGGAGGAGAGCCTCTGTGCCTGTGAAGGAGGAACATTTCTGCTTCCCTGAATTTCTGTCAGGGGACCCTGATGACGTCTCCAGGCCCTTCCAACCTACCCTGGAGGAAATTGAAGAATTCCTAGAAGAGAACATGGAGGCTGAGGTCAAGGAGGCCCCAGAGAATGGCAGCAGGGATTTGGAGGCTTGTAGCCAGCTCTCAGCTGGGTCACACCGGAGCCACCTCCATCCAGAGTCTGCTGGGAGAGAGCGCTGTACCCCACCACCAGGTGGCACCAGTGGTGGTGGTGCCCAAGGTGCAGGTGAGGGGCCAGCACATGATGGCCCCATGCCGGTGCTACTGCAGATCCAGCCTGTTGCTGTGAAGCAGGAGGCAGGTACAGGGCCAGCCTCCCCAGGCCAGGCCCCAGAGAGCGTCAAGGTCACCCAGCTTCTAGTCAACATCCAGGGGCAGACCTTTGCACTCCTGCCTCAAGTGGTACCATCCTCCAACTTGAACCTGCCCTCAAAGTTTGTGCGAATTGCGCCAGTGCCCATCGCCGCCAAACCCATTGGCTCAGGATCCCTAGGGCCTGGCCCCGCTGGCCTCCTTGTGGGCCAGAAGTTCCCCAAGAACCCAGCAGCAGAACTTCTCAAAATGCACAAATGCACTTTCCCAGGCTGCAGCAAGATGTACACCAAGAGCAGCCACCTCAAGGCCCACCTGCGCCGGCACACAGGCGAGAAGCCCTTTGCCTGCACCTGGCCGGGCTGCGGCTGGAG GTgctga
- the Klf15 gene encoding Krueppel-like factor 15 isoform X3: MVDHLLPVDETFSSPKCPVGYLGDRLASRQPYHMLPSPISEDDSDVSSPCSCASPDSQAFCSCYSAGPGPEAQGSILDFLLSRATLGSGGGSGGVGDSGGPVTWGSWRRASVPVKEEHFCFPEFLSGDPDDVSRPFQPTLEEIEEFLEENMEAEVKEAPENGSRDLEACSQLSAGSHRSHLHPESAGRERCTPPPGGTSGGGAQGAGEGPAHDGPMPVLLQIQPVAVKQEAGTGPASPGQAPESVKVTQLLVNIQGQTFALLPQVVPSSNLNLPSKFVRIAPVPIAAKPIGSGSLGPGPAGLLVGQKFPKNPAAELLKMHKCTFPGCSKMYTKSSHLKAHLRRHTGEKPFACTWPGCGWSSTRGPEPAGRFGISSSVPADSASKIYPTQKEDI, from the coding sequence ATGGTGGACCACTTGCTTCCAGTGGACGAGACCTTCTCGTCACCGAAATGCCCAGTGGGTTACCTGGGGGATAGGCTGGCCAGCCGGCAGCCATACCATATGTTGCCCTCGCCCATCTCTGAGGATGACAGCGatgtctccagcccctgctcttgTGCCAGCCCTGACTCACAGGCCTTCTGTTCCTGCTACAGTGCGGGTCCGGGCCCTGAGGCCCAGGGCAGCATCTTGGATTTCCTCCTATCCCGGgccacactgggcagtggtggtggcagtggaggCGTTGGAGATAGCGGTGGCCCTGTGACCTGGGGGTCATGGAGGAGAGCCTCTGTGCCTGTGAAGGAGGAACATTTCTGCTTCCCTGAATTTCTGTCAGGGGACCCTGATGACGTCTCCAGGCCCTTCCAACCTACCCTGGAGGAAATTGAAGAATTCCTAGAAGAGAACATGGAGGCTGAGGTCAAGGAGGCCCCAGAGAATGGCAGCAGGGATTTGGAGGCTTGTAGCCAGCTCTCAGCTGGGTCACACCGGAGCCACCTCCATCCAGAGTCTGCTGGGAGAGAGCGCTGTACCCCACCACCAGGTGGCACCAGTGGTGGTGGTGCCCAAGGTGCAGGTGAGGGGCCAGCACATGATGGCCCCATGCCGGTGCTACTGCAGATCCAGCCTGTTGCTGTGAAGCAGGAGGCAGGTACAGGGCCAGCCTCCCCAGGCCAGGCCCCAGAGAGCGTCAAGGTCACCCAGCTTCTAGTCAACATCCAGGGGCAGACCTTTGCACTCCTGCCTCAAGTGGTACCATCCTCCAACTTGAACCTGCCCTCAAAGTTTGTGCGAATTGCGCCAGTGCCCATCGCCGCCAAACCCATTGGCTCAGGATCCCTAGGGCCTGGCCCCGCTGGCCTCCTTGTGGGCCAGAAGTTCCCCAAGAACCCAGCAGCAGAACTTCTCAAAATGCACAAATGCACTTTCCCAGGCTGCAGCAAGATGTACACCAAGAGCAGCCACCTCAAGGCCCACCTGCGCCGGCACACAGGCGAGAAGCCCTTTGCCTGCACCTGGCCGGGCTGCGGCTGGAG
- the Klf15 gene encoding Krueppel-like factor 15 isoform X1 translates to MVDHLLPVDETFSSPKCPVGYLGDRLASRQPYHMLPSPISEDDSDVSSPCSCASPDSQAFCSCYSAGPGPEAQGSILDFLLSRATLGSGGGSGGVGDSGGPVTWGSWRRASVPVKEEHFCFPEFLSGDPDDVSRPFQPTLEEIEEFLEENMEAEVKEAPENGSRDLEACSQLSAGSHRSHLHPESAGRERCTPPPGGTSGGGAQGAGEGPAHDGPMPVLLQIQPVAVKQEAGTGPASPGQAPESVKVTQLLVNIQGQTFALLPQVVPSSNLNLPSKFVRIAPVPIAAKPIGSGSLGPGPAGLLVGQKFPKNPAAELLKMHKCTFPGCSKMYTKSSHLKAHLRRHTGEKPFACTWPGCGWRFSRSDELSRHRRSHSGVKPYQCPVCEKKFARSDHLSKHIKVHRFPRSSRAVRTIN, encoded by the exons ATGGTGGACCACTTGCTTCCAGTGGACGAGACCTTCTCGTCACCGAAATGCCCAGTGGGTTACCTGGGGGATAGGCTGGCCAGCCGGCAGCCATACCATATGTTGCCCTCGCCCATCTCTGAGGATGACAGCGatgtctccagcccctgctcttgTGCCAGCCCTGACTCACAGGCCTTCTGTTCCTGCTACAGTGCGGGTCCGGGCCCTGAGGCCCAGGGCAGCATCTTGGATTTCCTCCTATCCCGGgccacactgggcagtggtggtggcagtggaggCGTTGGAGATAGCGGTGGCCCTGTGACCTGGGGGTCATGGAGGAGAGCCTCTGTGCCTGTGAAGGAGGAACATTTCTGCTTCCCTGAATTTCTGTCAGGGGACCCTGATGACGTCTCCAGGCCCTTCCAACCTACCCTGGAGGAAATTGAAGAATTCCTAGAAGAGAACATGGAGGCTGAGGTCAAGGAGGCCCCAGAGAATGGCAGCAGGGATTTGGAGGCTTGTAGCCAGCTCTCAGCTGGGTCACACCGGAGCCACCTCCATCCAGAGTCTGCTGGGAGAGAGCGCTGTACCCCACCACCAGGTGGCACCAGTGGTGGTGGTGCCCAAGGTGCAGGTGAGGGGCCAGCACATGATGGCCCCATGCCGGTGCTACTGCAGATCCAGCCTGTTGCTGTGAAGCAGGAGGCAGGTACAGGGCCAGCCTCCCCAGGCCAGGCCCCAGAGAGCGTCAAGGTCACCCAGCTTCTAGTCAACATCCAGGGGCAGACCTTTGCACTCCTGCCTCAAGTGGTACCATCCTCCAACTTGAACCTGCCCTCAAAGTTTGTGCGAATTGCGCCAGTGCCCATCGCCGCCAAACCCATTGGCTCAGGATCCCTAGGGCCTGGCCCCGCTGGCCTCCTTGTGGGCCAGAAGTTCCCCAAGAACCCAGCAGCAGAACTTCTCAAAATGCACAAATGCACTTTCCCAGGCTGCAGCAAGATGTACACCAAGAGCAGCCACCTCAAGGCCCACCTGCGCCGGCACACAGGCGAGAAGCCCTTTGCCTGCACCTGGCCGGGCTGCGGCTGGAG GTTTTCCCGCTCAGATGAGTTGTCACGGCACCGGCGATCTCACTCGGGTGTGAAGCCGTACCAGTGTCCTGTGTGCGAGAAGAAATTCGCGCGGAGTGACCACCTCTCCAAACACATCAAGGTGCATCGCTTCCCACGAAGCAGCCGTGCAGTACGCACCATCAACTGA